A portion of the Bactrocera neohumeralis isolate Rockhampton chromosome 2, APGP_CSIRO_Bneo_wtdbg2-racon-allhic-juicebox.fasta_v2, whole genome shotgun sequence genome contains these proteins:
- the LOC126751633 gene encoding uncharacterized protein LOC126751633 yields MRTEMPSQKQCIHLVLLMAFVLSTLVTADYVEIKSTGSSVIGGTVNFSAVLYDDGQVASTGDYMFNWEDNTPAANNVKINTKYPYSNWSVTYPMNTSKPGDYRVTLKVDKNYILWINIATNHIDFKLDDSLGGDMLLLQNDTKPRKNFISTAKPVNHTIQLRPNDAKLIADKAYEVHTYWFRNCTYIGVINGLSYVAQYTEPDQYYKIEALVVASFEKPPEPITTTTTTTTTTPMPTTTPATTTTTHKPNNDTTTKTPTVNPTTLAPRQRRRRGAAAPIPSTSLPAQQTLTVNTTVTDQTHDAVTLNTTTKAASKKVDLPILMSPLLMDGEPPYNCVTGQLIGHGPKNLTGLFKHYVESKAPVSDFKANGQNWLQRGDMMRLQVNCKGSPSLEMCIQVFNAPYNATGNETCRYYFPLEKCEYNYTRFFYESKTVLFFIRNDVSEKLNQVTINIYEAKVQSQLSVVVVPVSFTLIAVILIVFGVSYYLQSRNRFTVEVADFNFGETQSVDMEYKTFQQRLIESIREVWPRQRRYSEFNSDMEPEFDHSGRIGGAFDNSEQRPNVAAEENENNATTSAGSGNTTIDSNLRYNALT; encoded by the exons ATGAGAACGGAAATGCCGAGCCAGAAACAGTGCATTCACCTTGTACTGCTAATGGCATTCGTATTAAGCACATTGGTGACAG CTGattatgttgaaataaaaagCACAGGATCGTCAGTAATTGGTGGCACTGTAAATTTCAGTGCTGTGCTTTACGATGATGGTCAAGTCGCGAGTACGGGAGATTACATGTTCAACTGGGAGGATAATACACCAGCTGCTAATAATGTG aaaatcaaTACCAAATATCCCTACAGCAATTGGTCCGTAACATATCCGATGAATACAAGCAAGCCGGGTGATTATCGTGTCACATTAAAAGTCGATAAGAATTATATATTGTGGATAAATATAGCAACGAATCACATTGATTTCAAATTGGATGACTCCCTCGGCGGTGATATGCTGCTGCTGCAAAACGATACCaaaccaagaaaaaattttatttctaccgCAAAGCCGGTCAATCACACAATACAGTTGCGGCCAAACGATGCCAAGTTAATCGCGGACAAAGCCTACGAAGTACACACTTATTGGTTCAGAAATTGTACATACATTGGTGTTATCAATGGACTTAGTTACGTAGCGCAGTATACTGAACCTGatcaatattataaaattgaaGCTTTG gtCGTGGCAAGTTTCGAGAAACCACCTGAACCTATAactacaacaacgacaacaacaacaacaacaccaatgcCTACAACCACGCCTGCAACAACCACCACCACCCATAAACCGAACAatgatacaacaacaaaaactccaACAGTAAATCCCACTACTCTGGCGCCAAGACAAAGGCGACGTCGTGGTGCAGCTGCACCGATACCATCAACGTCACTACCTGCGCAGCAAACATTGACTGTCAACACTACTGTGACTGATCAGACACACGATGCCGTTACTTTGAACactacaacaaaagcagcatCCAAAAAAGTCGATTTACCCATACTTATGTCGCCACTGCTGATGGATGGCGAACCACCCTACAATTGTGTCACTGGGCAATTAATTGGACATGGTCCCAAAAATCTAACCGGCCTGTTTAAACATTACGTGGAATCAAAAG CTCCCGTTTCGGACTTCAAGGCTAACGGACAAAATTGGTTACAACGCGGTGATATGATGCGCCTACAAGTGAATTGCAAAGGCTCACCTTCACTGGAGATGTGTATTCAGGTCTTCAACG CTCCATATAATGCCACCGGCAACGAGACTTGCCGTTACTATTTCCCACTCGAGAAATGCGAATACAATTACACGCGCTTTTTCTACGAGAGCAAAacagttttgtttttcataCGCAATGATGTGTCTGAGAAGCTGAATCAGGTCACAATTAATATATACGAAG caaaagtGCAATCGCAATTGTCTGTTGTGGTGGTGCCGGTGTCATTCACTTTAATCGCTGTAATTCTAATCGTTTTCGGTGTCTCTTATTATTTGCAATCGCGAAATCG TTTCACAGTGGAAGTGGCCGATTTCAATTTTGGCGAGACACAATCTGTTGATATGGAGTATAAAACATTTCAGCAACGTCTTATCGAAAGCATACGTGAAGTGTGGCCTAGGCAACGACGCTACTCCGAATTCAATTCGGACATGGAGCCGGAGTTTGACCACAGTGGTCGCATTGGTGGCGCCTTTGATAACAGTGAGCAAAGGCCCAACGTTGCTGCCgaggaaaatgaaaataatgcaaCAACTAGCGCTGGAAGTGGCAATACTACTATAGATAGCAATCTCAGATATAATGCATTGACTTAA
- the LOC126751632 gene encoding signal recognition particle subunit SRP72 produces the protein MSKDPNQKEAIIKAAYADINKFGQNGEYDKAVKAVNRILGVAPDDQTALHCKVVCLIQLSKFEEAYKFIEKNKLSSSLVLEKAYSEYRLNKPEQALKTIDNAGINPLPDSLKELRTQVLYRLERYEECFDAYKEIIKNTNDEYENERRTNLSAVAANLAIDKNKEIPELPEETYEQYYNAACIASNRQKYAEAEKKLRASEKLCRETLEEDGVTEEEMREELEPIRVQLGYCLQMQGKLKEAAIIYAECLRNKPKDPVLVAVASNNSVVINKDQNVFDSKKKIRSAMSEACESKLTSRQKKAIALNNCLLAFLTNSSDQVQQLCQKLVQSYPDLEFQTLLIQCSQLTKDKRQKEALELLNKYAKAHKENAFASKFAVVQLLLSQGSRKEAIDILLSLGEQMYKPGIISALVTLYLGTDNKPAASELLKSAVEWYKMNNVSSGDLSDMWRQAAEFHLRGGASETAASSLEELLKLNANDMKVLAQLVIAYAQFNPKRALELSKRLPKLETLTTASEIDALESANWVMSTKAVKKSANAKVEPSPSTPVVEKKKNRNRKRKGKLPKNYNAEVAPDPERWLPKYERTGFRKKRDRRAKDIIKGSQGMASGAAEQYDMSNRANLGKNSPATPVYQEPTPGPRQQHRKGGHKKKKGGRF, from the exons ATGTCTAAAGATCCAAATCAAAAAGAAGCTATTATAAAAGCTGCGTATGcggatataaataaatttgggcAAAATGGCGAATACGATAAAGCAGTCAAGGCagtaaatagaa TTTTGGGTGTTGCACCAGACGATCAAACAGCTTTGCATTGCAAAGTTGTTTGCCTTATTCAATTATCCAAATTCGAAGAGGCATATAAATTCATAGAAAAGAATAAATTGTCCTCCAGTTTAGTATTGGAAAAAGCTTACAGTGAGTATCGATTGAACAAACCCGAGCAAGCATTAAAAACAATCGACAATGCTGGTATTAATCCATTGCCTGATAGTCTAAAAGAGCTGCGCACACAAGTACTTTATCGTCTGGAACGTTACGAGGAGTGCTTTGATGCATATAAGGAAATCATCAAGAACACTAATGATGAATACGAAAATGAACGTCGTACTAATCTAAGTGCTGTAGCTGCTAACTTGGCTATAGATAAG aacaaGGAAATACCAGAGCTACCCGAAGAGACATACGAGCAGTACTACAATGCTGCTTGTATTGCGTCTAATCGTCAAAAGTACGCTGAAGCTGAGAAAAAATTGCGAGCCAGTGAGAAGCTTTGTCGTGAAACCTTAGAGGAGGATGGTGTTACTGAAGAAGAGATGCGTGAAGAACTGGAACCAATACGTGTGCAATTAGGATATTGCCTGCAAATGCAAGGCAAGTTGAAAGAAGCGGCAATTATATACGCTGAATGTTTACGCAATAAACCGAAAGACCCCGTTTTGGTAGCTGTAGCCAGCAATAATTCGGTAGTCATTAATAAAGATCAGAATGTATTTGATTCTAAAAAGAAAATACGTTCGGCCATGTCTGAAGCATGCGAATCGAAATTGACTAGCCGTCAAAAGAAAGCTATTGCATTGAATAATTGTCTACTTGCATTCCTTACTAACTCAAGTGATCAAGTGCAGCAGTTGTGTCAGAAGTTGGTGCAAAGCTATCCCGATTTAGAATTTCAAACGTTACTTATACAATGTTCTCAACTCACTAAGGATAAACGACAAAAGGAGGCCTTAGAGTTGcttaataaatatgcaaaagcGCATAAAGAAAATGCTTTCGCGTCCAAGTTCGCTGTGGTTCAGTTATTACTTTCACAAGGTAGTCGCAAGGAGGCAATTGATATTTTGCTTTCTCTGGGCGAGCAAATGTACAAGCCAGGTATCATATCTGCACTAGTAACACTCTATTTGGGTACAGACAATAAACCCGCCGCATCCGAATTGCTTAAATCTGCTGTTGAATGGTATAAAATGAACAAT gtTAGTAGTGGGGATTTGAGTGATATGTGGCGACAAGCCGCAGAGTTTCATTTACGTGGGGGTGCTTCTGAGACTGCTGCTAGTTCACTCGAAGAATTACTTAAGCTTAATGCGAATGATATGAAAGTATTGGCCCAGCTTGTAATTGCATATGCACAATTCAATCCAAAACGTGCCTTAGAGTTGAGTAAACGCTTACCGAAACTTGAAACTCTGACCACTGCCTCCGAAATCGATGCATTAGAGTCGGCTAATTGGGTTATGTCTACAAAAGCAGTTAAAAAATCCGCCAATGCCAAAGTCGAACCATCGCCAAGTACACCGGTTGTAGAGAAAAAGAAGAATCGTAATAGGAAACGTAAAGGAAAACTGCCTAAGAATTACAATGCGGAAGTAGCACCAGATCCAGAGCGCTGGTTGCCCAAGTACGAACGCACTGGATTCCGTAAGAAGCGCGACCGTCGTGCAAAGGACATTATTAAGGGTTCACAGGGTATGGCTAGTGGTGCAGCTGAGCAATA TGATATGTCAAATCGTGCAAATCTGGGAAAAAATTCGCCAGCCACACCAGTTTACCAAGAACCAACACCGGGACCACGTCAACAACATCGCAAAGGTGGTCATAAAAAGAAGAAGGGCGGTCGCTTCTAA
- the LOC126751634 gene encoding pseudouridylate synthase 1 homolog isoform X1, translating to MLIVNRTVNFTKLIAATNITVSIPLCRSLATSLQQQTKGFAAAMSEALDKLDQQQAQNKVESAAVAEQLKDTKRQKRELKRRKWVDWKTQDEMAGETKRPAFDPADRVKRKKCAILLSYCGAKYFGMQRNPGMQTIEEELFKAMLKHKWITEESFEAAQAACFQRAARTDKGVSAARQVCSIKLPDSVDIKSINEDLPEEIRVFGVERVTKGFNAKDQCNARTYTYTLPSIAFADSTEKHDFESYRTEAAHLQKIRDVLQLYEGTKNFHNFTSRKNFLDPSAKRFIMSFSCSDPFTTPQGLEFLTLKVKGQSFMLHQIRKMVGLAIAIARGNTTTATLERALAEERLDLPMAPGLGLVLDTVHYERYNERYGSDGIHEPLTWAKQEDEIKDFIERYIYTNIYETEYKERSMLEWLETLPLHSYDARRDDVQATPNNEGSANKRNEDDDE from the exons ATGTTGATAGTTAATCGGACGGTCAATTTCACAAAG CTGATAGCTGCAACTAACATAACCGTGTCAATTCCACTGTGCCGTTCATTAGCAActtcattacaacaacaaacgaaaGGATTCGCCGCCGCTATGTCAGAAGCGTTAGACAAATTGGATCAGCAGCAGGCACAAAATAAAGTTGAAAGTGCCGCCGTAGCTGAACAATTGAAGGATACAAAACGTCAGAAACGTGAATTAAAACGGAGGAAATGGGTTGACTGGAAGACACAGGATGAAATGGCCGGAGAAACAAAGCGGCCAGCCTTCGATCCGGCCGATCGTGTTAAGCGAAAAAAATGCGCAATACTATTGAGTTACTGTGGTGCCAAATATTTTGGCATGCAACGTAATCCCGGTATGCAAACGATTGAGGAGGAACTCTTCAAAGCAATGCTAAAACACAAGTGGATAACAGAGGAAAGTTTTGAAGCGGCACAAGCAGCTTGCTTTCAACGAGCTGCACGCACTGATAAAGGTGTGTCTGCAGCACGACAAGTATGTTCGATAAAATTGC CTGATTCAGTCGATATCAAATCTATAAACGAAGATTTGCCAGAGGAAATACGTGTTTTTGGAGTCGAGCGTGTTACAAAAGGATTTAATGCGAAAGATCAGTGCAATGCTCGAACGTACACATACACATTGCCATCCATTGCGTTTGCAGATAGCACAGAGAAACATGATTTCGAAAGCTATCGCACTGAAGCTGCGCACTTGCAAAAGATAAGGGATGTACTGCAGTTATATGAGGGCACaaaaaactttcacaattttacGAGCAGAAA AAACTTTTTGGATCCTTCAGCGAAGCGATTTATCATGTCGTTTAGTTGTTCTGATCCATTTACTACGCCGCAAGGCTTAGAATTTCTCACGTTAAAAGTTAAGGGTCAAAGCTTTATGCTTCATCAAATTCGGAAAATGGTCGGTTTAGCGATAGCAATTGCACGTGGCAACACTACTACAGCTACACTGGAGCGTGCACTGGCCGAAGAGCGTTTAGACTTGCCAATGGCGCCTGGCTTGGGTTTAGTGTTAGATACCGTCCACTATGAACGATATAATGAACGGTACGGTAGTGATGGTATACATGAACCGTTAACGTGGGCTAAGCAAGAGGATGAAATAAAAGATTTCATTGAACGCTATATCTACACTAATATTTACGAAACAGAGTATAAAGAGCGTTCCATGTTGGAATGGTTGGAGACTTTACCGTTGCATTCATACGATGCGCGACGTGATGATGTGCAAGCAACACCGAACAATGAAGGCAGTGCGAATAAGCGTAATGAGGACGACGATGAATAA
- the LOC126751634 gene encoding pseudouridylate synthase 1 homolog isoform X2, translating to MSEALDKLDQQQAQNKVESAAVAEQLKDTKRQKRELKRRKWVDWKTQDEMAGETKRPAFDPADRVKRKKCAILLSYCGAKYFGMQRNPGMQTIEEELFKAMLKHKWITEESFEAAQAACFQRAARTDKGVSAARQVCSIKLPDSVDIKSINEDLPEEIRVFGVERVTKGFNAKDQCNARTYTYTLPSIAFADSTEKHDFESYRTEAAHLQKIRDVLQLYEGTKNFHNFTSRKNFLDPSAKRFIMSFSCSDPFTTPQGLEFLTLKVKGQSFMLHQIRKMVGLAIAIARGNTTTATLERALAEERLDLPMAPGLGLVLDTVHYERYNERYGSDGIHEPLTWAKQEDEIKDFIERYIYTNIYETEYKERSMLEWLETLPLHSYDARRDDVQATPNNEGSANKRNEDDDE from the exons ATGTCAGAAGCGTTAGACAAATTGGATCAGCAGCAGGCACAAAATAAAGTTGAAAGTGCCGCCGTAGCTGAACAATTGAAGGATACAAAACGTCAGAAACGTGAATTAAAACGGAGGAAATGGGTTGACTGGAAGACACAGGATGAAATGGCCGGAGAAACAAAGCGGCCAGCCTTCGATCCGGCCGATCGTGTTAAGCGAAAAAAATGCGCAATACTATTGAGTTACTGTGGTGCCAAATATTTTGGCATGCAACGTAATCCCGGTATGCAAACGATTGAGGAGGAACTCTTCAAAGCAATGCTAAAACACAAGTGGATAACAGAGGAAAGTTTTGAAGCGGCACAAGCAGCTTGCTTTCAACGAGCTGCACGCACTGATAAAGGTGTGTCTGCAGCACGACAAGTATGTTCGATAAAATTGC CTGATTCAGTCGATATCAAATCTATAAACGAAGATTTGCCAGAGGAAATACGTGTTTTTGGAGTCGAGCGTGTTACAAAAGGATTTAATGCGAAAGATCAGTGCAATGCTCGAACGTACACATACACATTGCCATCCATTGCGTTTGCAGATAGCACAGAGAAACATGATTTCGAAAGCTATCGCACTGAAGCTGCGCACTTGCAAAAGATAAGGGATGTACTGCAGTTATATGAGGGCACaaaaaactttcacaattttacGAGCAGAAA AAACTTTTTGGATCCTTCAGCGAAGCGATTTATCATGTCGTTTAGTTGTTCTGATCCATTTACTACGCCGCAAGGCTTAGAATTTCTCACGTTAAAAGTTAAGGGTCAAAGCTTTATGCTTCATCAAATTCGGAAAATGGTCGGTTTAGCGATAGCAATTGCACGTGGCAACACTACTACAGCTACACTGGAGCGTGCACTGGCCGAAGAGCGTTTAGACTTGCCAATGGCGCCTGGCTTGGGTTTAGTGTTAGATACCGTCCACTATGAACGATATAATGAACGGTACGGTAGTGATGGTATACATGAACCGTTAACGTGGGCTAAGCAAGAGGATGAAATAAAAGATTTCATTGAACGCTATATCTACACTAATATTTACGAAACAGAGTATAAAGAGCGTTCCATGTTGGAATGGTTGGAGACTTTACCGTTGCATTCATACGATGCGCGACGTGATGATGTGCAAGCAACACCGAACAATGAAGGCAGTGCGAATAAGCGTAATGAGGACGACGATGAATAA
- the LOC126762629 gene encoding glycine receptor subunit alpha-4 isoform X1, whose protein sequence is MMCQQRFSIKFQTFYKMRTVFKQLYQRRFLVIFAIHLCLLEKSILLCNCIHGLRNVTESAELVTGIESSLSLPDILPIPSKNYDKNRAPKLLGQPTVVYFHVTVLSLDSINEESMTYVTDVFLAQSWRDPRLRLPENMSEQYRILDVDWLHNIWRPDCFFKNAKKVTFHEMSIPNHYLWLYHDKTLLYMSKLTLVLSCAMKFESYPHDTQICSMMIESLSHTVEDLVFIWNMTDPLVVNTEIELPQLDISNNYTTDCTIEYSTGNFTCLAIVFNLRRRLGYHLFHTYIPSALIVVMSWISFWIKPEAIPARVTLGVTSLLTLATQNTQSQQSLPPVSYVKAIDVWMSSCSVFVFLSLMEFAVVNNYMGPVATKAMKGYSDENLHDIGDMKVRKNHHRESIIEPQYDTFCHGHATAIYIDKFSRFFFPFSFFILNIVYWTTFL, encoded by the exons ATGATGTGTCAGCAacgattttcaataaaattccaa ACGTTCTACAAAATGCGTACTGTATTTAAACAGTTGTATCAACGAAGATTTCTAGTCATTTTCGCAattcatttgtgtttgttggaAAAATCAATATTGCTGTGCAATTGTATTCATGGTTTAAG AAATGTCACAGAGAGCGCCGAATTAGTCACCGGTATTGAGTCGAGTTTATCATTGCCCGATATATTGCCAATACCATcgaaaaattatgataaaaatcGTGCACCAAAACTACTGGGACAGCCAACCGTTGTTTACTTTCATGTGACAGTGTTATCGCTGGATTCCATCAACGAGGAATCGATG ACATATGTCACAGATGTATTCCTAGCACAAAGTTGGCGTGATCCACGCCTGCGACTGCCAGAGAACATGAGCGAACAGTATCGTATATTGGATGTCGATTGGTTGCATAACATTTGGCGGCCGGATTGCTTCTTTAAGAATGCCAAAAAAGTCACATTTCACGAAATGAGCATACCGAATCATTATTTGTGGCTATACCATGATAAAACCTTGCTCTACATGTCCAA gttaacTTTGGTGTTGTCCTGTGCCATGAAATTCGAGTCTTATCCGCATGACACACAAATCTGTTCCATGATGATTGAAAGCT TATCACATACGGTTGAGGACCTGGTGTTTATTTGGAATATGACCGATCCGCTTGTGGTTAACACCGAAATCGAGTTACCACAATTGGATATATCGAACAATTATACAACCGATTGCACTATTGAGTATTCAACAG GCAACTTCACTTGCCTGGCCATTGTTTTCAATCTGCGTCGACGCCTCGGCTATCATCTCTTTCATAC CTATATTCCGTCGGCGCTGATCGTGGTCATGTCGTGGATTTCCTTCTGGATCAAACCCGAAGCTATACCGGCTCGTGTTACGCTCGGCGTCACATCGCTACTCACACTCGCCACACAGAATACCCAATCACAACAATCGCTGCCGCCGGTGTCGTACGTCAAGGCCATCGATGTGTGGATGTCATCGTGTTCGGTATTTGTATTCCTATCGCTGATGGAATTTGCAGTGGTGAATAACTATATGGGCCCGGTGGCGACGAAAGCCATGAAGGGCTATTCGGATGAGAATTTACACGATATCGGTGACATGAAGGTGAGAAAG AATCATCATCGCGAGTCGATAATTGAACCACAGTACGACACATTCTGCCACGGACATGCCACAGCGATTTATATTGATAAATTCTCGCGtttcttttttccattttcattttttatactgAACATTGTTTACTGGACAACCTTTCTCTAG
- the LOC126762629 gene encoding glycine receptor subunit alpha-4 isoform X2 — protein MMCQQRFSIKFQTFYKMRTVFKQLYQRRFLVIFAIHLCLLEKSILLCNCIHGLRNVTESAELVTGIESSLSLPDILPIPSKNYDKNRAPKLLGQPTVVYFHVTVLSLDSINEESMTYVTDVFLAQSWRDPRLRLPENMSEQYRILDVDWLHNIWRPDCFFKNAKKVTFHEMSIPNHYLWLYHDKTLLYMSKLTLVLSCAMKFESYPHDTQICSMMIESLSHTVEDLVFIWNMTDPLVVNTEIELPQLDISNNYTTDCTIEYSTGNFTCLAIVFNLRRRLGYHLFHTYIPSALIVVMSWISFWIKPEAIPARVTLGVTSLLTLATQNTQSQQSLPPVSYVKAIDVWMSSCSVFVFLSLMEFAVVNNYMGPVATKAMKGYSDENLHDIGDMKNHHRESIIEPQYDTFCHGHATAIYIDKFSRFFFPFSFFILNIVYWTTFL, from the exons ATGATGTGTCAGCAacgattttcaataaaattccaa ACGTTCTACAAAATGCGTACTGTATTTAAACAGTTGTATCAACGAAGATTTCTAGTCATTTTCGCAattcatttgtgtttgttggaAAAATCAATATTGCTGTGCAATTGTATTCATGGTTTAAG AAATGTCACAGAGAGCGCCGAATTAGTCACCGGTATTGAGTCGAGTTTATCATTGCCCGATATATTGCCAATACCATcgaaaaattatgataaaaatcGTGCACCAAAACTACTGGGACAGCCAACCGTTGTTTACTTTCATGTGACAGTGTTATCGCTGGATTCCATCAACGAGGAATCGATG ACATATGTCACAGATGTATTCCTAGCACAAAGTTGGCGTGATCCACGCCTGCGACTGCCAGAGAACATGAGCGAACAGTATCGTATATTGGATGTCGATTGGTTGCATAACATTTGGCGGCCGGATTGCTTCTTTAAGAATGCCAAAAAAGTCACATTTCACGAAATGAGCATACCGAATCATTATTTGTGGCTATACCATGATAAAACCTTGCTCTACATGTCCAA gttaacTTTGGTGTTGTCCTGTGCCATGAAATTCGAGTCTTATCCGCATGACACACAAATCTGTTCCATGATGATTGAAAGCT TATCACATACGGTTGAGGACCTGGTGTTTATTTGGAATATGACCGATCCGCTTGTGGTTAACACCGAAATCGAGTTACCACAATTGGATATATCGAACAATTATACAACCGATTGCACTATTGAGTATTCAACAG GCAACTTCACTTGCCTGGCCATTGTTTTCAATCTGCGTCGACGCCTCGGCTATCATCTCTTTCATAC CTATATTCCGTCGGCGCTGATCGTGGTCATGTCGTGGATTTCCTTCTGGATCAAACCCGAAGCTATACCGGCTCGTGTTACGCTCGGCGTCACATCGCTACTCACACTCGCCACACAGAATACCCAATCACAACAATCGCTGCCGCCGGTGTCGTACGTCAAGGCCATCGATGTGTGGATGTCATCGTGTTCGGTATTTGTATTCCTATCGCTGATGGAATTTGCAGTGGTGAATAACTATATGGGCCCGGTGGCGACGAAAGCCATGAAGGGCTATTCGGATGAGAATTTACACGATATCGGTGACATGAAG AATCATCATCGCGAGTCGATAATTGAACCACAGTACGACACATTCTGCCACGGACATGCCACAGCGATTTATATTGATAAATTCTCGCGtttcttttttccattttcattttttatactgAACATTGTTTACTGGACAACCTTTCTCTAG
- the LOC126762629 gene encoding glycine receptor subunit alpha-4 isoform X3 has product MRTVFKQLYQRRFLVIFAIHLCLLEKSILLCNCIHGLRNVTESAELVTGIESSLSLPDILPIPSKNYDKNRAPKLLGQPTVVYFHVTVLSLDSINEESMTYVTDVFLAQSWRDPRLRLPENMSEQYRILDVDWLHNIWRPDCFFKNAKKVTFHEMSIPNHYLWLYHDKTLLYMSKLTLVLSCAMKFESYPHDTQICSMMIESLSHTVEDLVFIWNMTDPLVVNTEIELPQLDISNNYTTDCTIEYSTGNFTCLAIVFNLRRRLGYHLFHTYIPSALIVVMSWISFWIKPEAIPARVTLGVTSLLTLATQNTQSQQSLPPVSYVKAIDVWMSSCSVFVFLSLMEFAVVNNYMGPVATKAMKGYSDENLHDIGDMKVRKNHHRESIIEPQYDTFCHGHATAIYIDKFSRFFFPFSFFILNIVYWTTFL; this is encoded by the exons ATGCGTACTGTATTTAAACAGTTGTATCAACGAAGATTTCTAGTCATTTTCGCAattcatttgtgtttgttggaAAAATCAATATTGCTGTGCAATTGTATTCATGGTTTAAG AAATGTCACAGAGAGCGCCGAATTAGTCACCGGTATTGAGTCGAGTTTATCATTGCCCGATATATTGCCAATACCATcgaaaaattatgataaaaatcGTGCACCAAAACTACTGGGACAGCCAACCGTTGTTTACTTTCATGTGACAGTGTTATCGCTGGATTCCATCAACGAGGAATCGATG ACATATGTCACAGATGTATTCCTAGCACAAAGTTGGCGTGATCCACGCCTGCGACTGCCAGAGAACATGAGCGAACAGTATCGTATATTGGATGTCGATTGGTTGCATAACATTTGGCGGCCGGATTGCTTCTTTAAGAATGCCAAAAAAGTCACATTTCACGAAATGAGCATACCGAATCATTATTTGTGGCTATACCATGATAAAACCTTGCTCTACATGTCCAA gttaacTTTGGTGTTGTCCTGTGCCATGAAATTCGAGTCTTATCCGCATGACACACAAATCTGTTCCATGATGATTGAAAGCT TATCACATACGGTTGAGGACCTGGTGTTTATTTGGAATATGACCGATCCGCTTGTGGTTAACACCGAAATCGAGTTACCACAATTGGATATATCGAACAATTATACAACCGATTGCACTATTGAGTATTCAACAG GCAACTTCACTTGCCTGGCCATTGTTTTCAATCTGCGTCGACGCCTCGGCTATCATCTCTTTCATAC CTATATTCCGTCGGCGCTGATCGTGGTCATGTCGTGGATTTCCTTCTGGATCAAACCCGAAGCTATACCGGCTCGTGTTACGCTCGGCGTCACATCGCTACTCACACTCGCCACACAGAATACCCAATCACAACAATCGCTGCCGCCGGTGTCGTACGTCAAGGCCATCGATGTGTGGATGTCATCGTGTTCGGTATTTGTATTCCTATCGCTGATGGAATTTGCAGTGGTGAATAACTATATGGGCCCGGTGGCGACGAAAGCCATGAAGGGCTATTCGGATGAGAATTTACACGATATCGGTGACATGAAGGTGAGAAAG AATCATCATCGCGAGTCGATAATTGAACCACAGTACGACACATTCTGCCACGGACATGCCACAGCGATTTATATTGATAAATTCTCGCGtttcttttttccattttcattttttatactgAACATTGTTTACTGGACAACCTTTCTCTAG